DNA from Ziziphus jujuba cultivar Dongzao chromosome 2, ASM3175591v1:
GATTAATgtcatttgtttatttgatttttttttgctttgaatgcactaacaagaaaataattaacCCTTCTTATACCTTTCTTAATTATTAAGGTGCTGTGCTGGTTATTTTgagaccaaatttttttttttttatttcaataagattcacaatttgacaaataaaagcttttgattttttttcaagtgAATATTGTtcattcataaaaatatatatataataataataataaaaatggaaaagtgaATGTAATTGTTCGGTGTTTGTGTATAAAACATCAAAATCCTTGTACTAAATATAATATGCTTTCCTGTCCATCCAAACAGCTCTTCAGCAACAGCAACATAAAAAGTATGTTCCCAAAACCTTCATaataaccaaagaaaaatcTGTCAATCTGCATAACTACAGAAAGATTTATATCCAAGGAAATAAATTATCACAAATCATGGAACACAAAACAGAATCTTACTATCCATTTCATAACTACAAAACCGAATGTGCACAATTACAAAGATAAAAACTATTCACCCTActcacataaaaaaatatcagattCAAATACAAGAATATATATCATGatttctaacaaaaaaaaaaaaaaatacatatatatacaagttaCTAAATGATCCTCTGCTTTAAGGATGCCTCATCCATAAACTTTTCAAGGCAAAAGAACAACAAGAGCACTTGTGGCAAACTCATGAAGCAGTCAAACTCTTCAAACCTGCAACGAATGTCCACAGAGTTTAATTCTAATAAAAACAATAGGTAACATTGCAAGCATGCAATTATCAAAAGCATGAGAAAAAATAGATTATGTATATTATCAGCATTTGTTTGTCCAAGTAACTtgggaattaacaaaaaaaccaTAGCatcttgaaaaataataattccagCATcattaatattacatatatgttAATCTATAATTTCTACTTGATGTTTCCAGAAAAACCAGcattatttaaaatgtttgcATAAGAACTCACCAAAAGGTATACTACAAGTACAAAGTTAAAGCAAAATGAACCAAGCAGAGGAGCATGTAAAAGCAGCCATTCTAAAGTAAAAAATTGGCATGCTCATCTTAGAAGAAACAGAACATGGATATAGTGGTGCTGGGCAGAAGAGCCAGATTAATGTATCGTTGAGTTTGGGTATGTGAAACCTTTGCCTCTATAAAGCTAACAGCCTCATGCTTAGACTAACTGGATATCATATcaatttcatatattggatTAAAAATACACAAATTTTTGTAGCTGTACAAATCTATGTTCCTCCTGCACCAACCAAACCCTTTTCATAAATTTTCCTAACATACCTTCAGCTTCCACTTCTTAAAAAGTTCAATTCTCAAAATACTCcagcagtaaaaaaaaaaaaaatgagaaaataaaattgaaaactgaAATGCAGTTGCAATATATAGTGCAGAAAATAGAAAAGTACCATGAGAACCAACAAGAACAGGACAGAAGAACTCTTAAATGAATATCACACGAGGGATGTGAACAATCTTAGACCAATCTTCCCCTGTGTCTCTCTGGCAACGTCTTTCTAGCCAAGCACATTGAAAGATTATCAAATCAGAGAGAGATTTTGGCAACCCTTCTTCAGGCAACAGCTGAAGCTCATTGCAGCAAGAGATTGACAAGTGCTTGAGGGAATCCAGTTGTTGTAAGGCTTTTCCATTCAGAGATTTAAGGTGAGGAAGATATCTGATATGGAGATCGACCAGAGTGATTGGAAACAACCCCTCCTCTGGAAATGAAGTTAACTCTTCATCTATGCCAATAATCTCCAAGAACGTAAGAGAATTGAGTCTTTGCAAATCCCACTGAAAGCGGTTGGTGAAAAGCTTATTGCACCAGTAAACCTTGAGTTTATTTATACCTGGTGGCAATCCACATTCTGGAAATGAAACAAGCTCCGGACAACTAATTAGAGATATCGACTGAAGAGATGGAAGAAGGGTGTTCATGTTTTCAGGCAATGACCTAAAATTTTTGCAATCTTCAATGTGAAACTCATCCATGTTGGGAGCAGCCAATCCTCCTTGTGGAAAAGAGACAAACTTTGGGCAAGTTGTTAACTTGAAGCATCTCAAAGAGTGAAGTGCAGGCCTAGGTGATTGTGAAAATTCAAAGGACTCCAGGTTCACACAGTAGTCCAGATCAAGCTCATTAAGCTTTGGAAAGTAGTCCAATAGAATAGACTTCATAGAATCACAACTATCAGAGATTTTCAACCTTTTAAGGGATGCATAGCAATGAATTCCTGGGAAATCTAAATTATGGCATCCACTAAGTCTGATGCTTTCTATTGTATCAAGTAAGCAAAGATTTCCAGTTAGCTTTGGACAACCTTCTAAATAAAGCTCTTTAAGATTAGGGAAAACAACTCTGTCTTCTCCAATAAACGACCACTCTTGCCATTCCCGCATGTGGCGAAACTTTAAGAATTCTAAGCTTCTAAAAGGCTTAGCCATGGAAGAACCAGCATGACAAAACTCATTTCCTATTTTCACCAATTCATCAAATTCTATGATACAGAGTTTCTTGAGAAATGGTAGCTGTCCTAGTGGTGGCAAGAAACAACATTTCTTGCATCCTTCCAAGTGGATCTGTTCTATGTTACAAAATGAATTATCTCCCACCCATTTTGGAAATTGTTCACCTCTGTAAGAGTTGATTTGGAGCACTTTTATATTTGTGTGGGGTTGCAGCCCATTAAGTACGTCTTTGTGATTTTCAGTGGATTCTTCAGAATTAGAATCCCAAAAGAACTGCAATTCAGTCAAGAACTTCTTGTCCTTCAAATTTCCCATCAAGGTGTCTGCAACATCAACAACATTTTCAAGCCTTGAAATTCGAAGTATTCCATGCAAAAGTTGAAGATCTTCTAACTCCTTCAAGGTAGAACCGGTACTACCTTTACCCAAAATGAAATCTGTTAATGTCTGCAAATCTTTCAATTTACCAATTTGGTGTGGCAACTCTACTAAGCCTGTTGATGTAATGTCTAGATGACGCAAATTGATTAGCCTTCCCATGTTGGTTGGCAGCTGCCTAAGCTTTTCACATCCCTTCAAAAGTAGGGTCTGCAAATTATACAGAGTGCAAACTGTATTAGGCATCTCTTCAATTATAGTCTCAGATAAATTTAAGTACTTTAGGAACTTCAAATTCCCAATTGACTTTGGCAACTCTTGAATAAGACATCTACGTAAAGATAACACTCTTAAGCATGGTAATGTTGGCAATAATTTTGACATCACCATGTTCTTTGATGCTATGTAATTATAGGGAGAAGCATACTTTGATGATAAGAATAAGGTCTGCAGTCGCTTAGCTCCACATAAAGACTCATACTTGTTCATGTCAAGTATGTTTTCTTTCACATGTGACACATGAAGAATCTTGCTTAGCACCTTATCCAAGTTGCTATCATCAAACCTCAAACAAAATTCTCCAACTATAAATGTAGCTAAATCGATCACAAGATCATGCATGACATAACAAACCGACTTATCCAAACTTAACGACTGTTGAAAAAATGATCTTGATAATAGATGGTCGAAGTATTCTTCTCCAACTTCTTctattcttttgtttctttgagGTTGTAACAGATTTTCAGCCATCCACAACTTGATTAGATCTTCTTTATTGATTTCATAATCCTTGGGGAAAATTGAGCAATAAGCAAAACACCGCTTAAGATGTGAAGGTAGATAGTGATAGCTCAACCATAAAGCTGGCAGAATGTTGTTTTTCTCCTTGGGCAACTCCCACGTATCACTAGTCAATATCTTCTCCCATTCCTTTGGATTTCGTTGATGGCGTAAAAGACTACCTAGTGATTTCACTGCTAAAGGAAGACCTTTGCACTTTTTAACAATCTGCCTACCAATTACATCTAATTTTGGATAGGCACATGGATCTTCATTGTGGAAGGCATGCCTTACAAATAGTTCCCAACAATTCTCATCCGACATAGTATGCAGCTTATAGGATGGAACATTACGCATAACTGAAGCAACACTTTCATTTCGCGTCGTTACAATGATTTTGCTTCCATATTCTCCAGATTTAAAAGGCTTCTTCAACTCCTCCCATAGGAAATAATCCTCATTCCAAACATcatctaaaataaaaagaaactttttCCCTTTCAAAGCTTCCTCCAATGTAACTTGAAGCACATCAAGATCTTTGACCTCAATTATTTGGGATGTAACTCTTTCTGCaatcaactttgttattttgaAAACATCAAATTCATCTGAAACAGAAACCCACGTTTTGAAATCAAAAGGTTTATTCATGACCCTATCATCGATATCCTTATAAACGAGTTGAGCAAGGGTAGTTTTCCCAACTCCACCCATCCCAACTATTGGAATTACAGATATCTTGTTGCCACTAATTTCATCCGATAATAACAACTTGATAATGGCTTCCTTATCAGAATTCCTACCGTAAACCCCATATTCTTCTAACAAAGAAGTTGCAGGTAATCTCTGAAAAGGCCTATTTTGAACACCCTCTTTCAAACCAAGATCATCTTTCAGTCTAACAATATATTCCAATCTATCAAGAATCTCTCCCATCTTTTGCTCTATTTTTCTAGCAGTAAACTTAGCTGAGACAAAGTTTCGTAccttttgtgaagcagattgaCCATCAAGTTTGCTTCTCATAGCTTTGTTGTTGATCTTATCAACCATGTACTCTGCATTATAAATCACTTCTTTGAGTTCATCAAGCCACTTTTTCACTTCTGGGTTTCTCATCTGCTGCTCTTCAGCATCATTCAGAACTATGTTAGCTGAAGACAACTTCATCTTTATCTTGTTGAGGAGTTGACCACTGAGCTTCTTTCGCTTGAAAAAGTCAATGACCTCCCACGAAGAAATCCTCTCGAACAATACTTGAATTGAAGCAGAGAGCAAAGGACCAACAACTAGTTCGGTtgccatatatattttgtttgatcTTGTTGTGCCACCAGAACAGcagaaaaatgaataaaactacCAAATTAAGCAGCAAAGAAAGAGAAGTttgtttaagcaaaaaaaacaaagaaagaaagaaagagaagttTGAGTTATTTTTCAGACCACTTGCTTTACCAAATTACGTATGTGTCTTCCGCAACGATGCTGAAGCTTCCTAGTGttgttatttttgtatttttttttattttttttttctttttgtatattttatgtttatcCTCGATTCTAGCGCCATACCTCATTGACcacactgtttttttttttttttttgaaaatataccaCTTGACtttctaaaaaagaaaactttataATGTTTGTAATttgaaagcaattttttttttaaatgatcatTAAATGATTCAAAAAGCAATTTTGTTTCCTTTGAAGCTTGAATTTTGTCAAAAATACAAAATCTAGAacacaattttttatatatttttatgatctTATAAGAATTTTTCTGGGTACAAAAGCTTATCTAATCTTTATGttatcctttttgtttttactcataattttttaatctcaaTTCAGAAATGGTTTCAGTATATAATTTACATTATTTCTGATAtcgacttatatatatttatatatatatatatatatttggtaaaaatatacagaataaaattaacaaaaaataaaaaacaaacaaacaaaacttaaataatgaaaaaaaagaaaaagaaaaagaaaaagcaaagtaGAGATCCAGATGGCGCTGCAATGCCTTGAGTAGTCCAATTAACAGCTGGCATTAGGGCCAAATGTCCCCTTGCATTTAATAGTTAAATACATCTTGGTCCTTGCCTAATATATAGTCTGTTGCTCTATATGGTTTGGATAAGAAATCTATTTCAGCCTCATAATATACATGAGAAAATAGAGGCAATCTCTAGCAAATCATTTAGCAAAACAACCAAATGAGAAGGAGAAATGGGCTGTCCTTTCTTCTAGCTTTCACCTGCTTTGGAGCTCACTGCAATGAAAGATCTCAAAATTTTTTGAGGAGAATAAGGATTTGATGGGCGTTTCTGCATTTGAAGAGCCTTATAAACCTTTTTCATGTTTTGGGGTAGGCAATCCTCCTCCATCATACAAACTtgcaaaattgaataaatacaaataagcaTTGATTGTTTTGAAAATGCAAGGGATTCTATATAGACTTGGACAATCAGACAAATGAGATACATTGGGAAGCTCATTATGAAATGTATGTTGTGTATATAAACTTGGCAGTACCATATTAACTTACAGGTAACATATACTttgtatacatgtatatatacaacttTTCGAGTGAGGTAAGGTGTTCTGAGGCCATCCTGTCCTCCTCTGCAAAATGAATCCAGAACTTCATTGAAGGGCCTAATTTTTAAGTGTGTAAGAGGAGAGAGTTTAATTGCATGCATGTGCATCTGTTCAGGCAGAGACTCAACCTCTAGCAGCCAATGATGTCAAGCTCTTTCATATTGGAGGCAGAAAAAAGCATCCAAAACAAACCACCAGCATCATTTCATACAGTCCCGAGattgaaattggaagaaaacagagaaattCAAGCATTTAATTTAACATCCCTTTCCATCCA
Protein-coding regions in this window:
- the LOC107417810 gene encoding putative disease resistance protein At3g14460, with the protein product MATELVVGPLLSASIQVLFERISSWEVIDFFKRKKLSGQLLNKIKMKLSSANIVLNDAEEQQMRNPEVKKWLDELKEVIYNAEYMVDKINNKAMRSKLDGQSASQKVRNFVSAKFTARKIEQKMGEILDRLEYIVRLKDDLGLKEGVQNRPFQRLPATSLLEEYGVYGRNSDKEAIIKLLLSDEISGNKISVIPIVGMGGVGKTTLAQLVYKDIDDRVMNKPFDFKTWVSVSDEFDVFKITKLIAERVTSQIIEVKDLDVLQVTLEEALKGKKFLFILDDVWNEDYFLWEELKKPFKSGEYGSKIIVTTRNESVASVMRNVPSYKLHTMSDENCWELFVRHAFHNEDPCAYPKLDVIGRQIVKKCKGLPLAVKSLGSLLRHQRNPKEWEKILTSDTWELPKEKNNILPALWLSYHYLPSHLKRCFAYCSIFPKDYEINKEDLIKLWMAENLLQPQRNKRIEEVGEEYFDHLLSRSFFQQSLSLDKSVCYVMHDLVIDLATFIVGEFCLRFDDSNLDKVLSKILHVSHVKENILDMNKYESLCGAKRLQTLFLSSKYASPYNYIASKNMVMSKLLPTLPCLRVLSLRRCLIQELPKSIGNLKFLKYLNLSETIIEEMPNTVCTLYNLQTLLLKGCEKLRQLPTNMGRLINLRHLDITSTGLVELPHQIGKLKDLQTLTDFILGKGSTGSTLKELEDLQLLHGILRISRLENVVDVADTLMGNLKDKKFLTELQFFWDSNSEESTENHKDVLNGLQPHTNIKVLQINSYRGEQFPKWVGDNSFCNIEQIHLEGCKKCCFLPPLGQLPFLKKLCIIEFDELVKIGNEFCHAGSSMAKPFRSLEFLKFRHMREWQEWSFIGEDRVVFPNLKELYLEGCPKLTGNLCLLDTIESIRLSGCHNLDFPGIHCYASLKRLKISDSCDSMKSILLDYFPKLNELDLDYCVNLESFEFSQSPRPALHSLRCFKLTTCPKFVSFPQGGLAAPNMDEFHIEDCKNFRSLPENMNTLLPSLQSISLISCPELVSFPECGLPPGINKLKVYWCNKLFTNRFQWDLQRLNSLTFLEIIGIDEELTSFPEEGLFPITLVDLHIRYLPHLKSLNGKALQQLDSLKHLSISCCNELQLLPEEGLPKSLSDLIIFQCAWLERRCQRDTGEDWSKIVHIPRVIFI